One segment of Trachemys scripta elegans isolate TJP31775 chromosome 1, CAS_Tse_1.0, whole genome shotgun sequence DNA contains the following:
- the LOC117870847 gene encoding C-type lectin domain family 9 member A-like codes for MTEQSVTYVDLRFHTPAEQKRKRRPKHTRIIETSEQEITYSDLKFHTPSKQQRQQRPTSAESKKSPSPSSPWLITVILGLLCLALLVTARVLGAKFLQASHQVRGHNEELIQKQAILKNFTQLQETLKNCMQQRDDLQANNTELSNVVNREGDKSSSCPEGWIQHRGKCYHFTNEWSSWQKSREYCLSHGSRLLRIENKEELDFINSLACFHWIGLFRRGPATSWIWEDDTAYSTNLFQVKKNKPGESCVLLNAGEASSYNCAQRYRCICVKRAA; via the exons ATGACTGAGCAGTCAGTGACCTATGTGGACCTCAGATTTCATACTCCTGCAGAGCAGAAGAGAAAACGAAGACCAAAGCACACCAGGATCATAG AAACCAGCGAGCAGGAAATAACCTACTCTGATCTGAAGTTTCACACTCCTTCAAAGCAGCAGAGGCAACAAAGACCTACAAGTGCAGAGAGCAAAA AATCTCCTTCTCCATCTTCACCATGGCTCATTACAGTGATTCTGGGGCTCCTCTGCCTGGCTTTGCTAGTAACTGCAAGGGTTTTGGGTGCCAAAT TTCTCCAGGCTTCCCATCAAGTGAGAGGACACAATGAGGAACTTATCCAGAAACAGGCTATTCTGAAAAACTTCACCCAATTGCAGGAAACCCTGAAAAACTGCATGCAGCAAAGAGATGATCTCCAAGCCAATAACACAGAACTCTCAAATGTTGTGAATAGGGAAG GAGATAAAAGCAGCTCTTGCCCTGAGGGCTGGATACAGCATAGAGGGAAGTGTTACCATTTTACTAATGAATGGAGCTCCTGGCAGAAGAGTCGAGAATACTGCTTGTCTCATGGCTCCAGACTGCTGAGGATAGAGAACAAGGAAGAACTG GATTTCATAAACAGTCTGGCGTGTTTTCACTGGATTGGACTATTCCGTAGGGGACCTGCTACAAGCTGGATTTGGGAGGATGATACAGCTTATTCCACTAACCT GTTCCAAGTAAAGAAGAACAAGCCTGGAGAGTCCTGTGTACTTTTGAATGCAGGAGAAGCCTCCTCCTATAATTGTGCACAGCGATATCGCTGTATTTGTGTGAAGAGAGCTGCTTAG